The Mycobacterium riyadhense sequence CATGAGCGGATTCTCGAGGCGATCAGCATTGGCGACGACAGCCTGGCCCGCTACCGCATCCGTCGCCATTTGGACGCCGCCGCGTCCTGGTGGTTGTAGTCCGACCCGCCGGAGAATCCGGCGGTGCGCATGGCTAACGCATGTCTGGGGTATGTCGATAAACAGATTGATGGCCGGTCCAAGAGGGGGCCGGCATACTGACGCAAGCGGGAGCGCTAGATGGCTTCGATCCCCGAGACGAAGCAACGAGGCTTCGTCCATTCCGCGCTCTTCTACCACTCCCAAAGGGAATATCTGGATTTTGTGGTTCGCTTCGTCGCCAACGGGTTCGCGGTCGATGAGCCCGTCCTGGTCGCGGTGCCGGGTGACCTGCTGGCACTCTTGCGTCCGGAGTTGAACGCCGCCCGCGCGGGATCGACCGCCGAGTTGCGGATGGTCGATATCGCCGAGGTGGCCCGCAATCCGAGCCGATTTTTGGCGATCGAGAGTGCCTTCACCGCTAAGCACTTCAAGCAACGCGTGCGGATTGTCAGTCAACTTGTCTGGCCGGGTCGCACGGCCGATGAATGCCTCGCCTGTGCGCAGCACGAGGCCTTGAGCAACGGGGCATTGGCAAGCCTGAACGTGATGGGATTGTGCCTCTACGACGCAGAGCGGCTAGAGGAAGATGTTCTGGCTGACGCCCGCAGCACACACCCATTGTTCTGGAAATGCGGATCGGCCTATCGCAGCACCGAGTACGCGCCGGATGACGCCCTGGCGCGCTGTAACCAGCCGCTACCCTCCAATCCGGGTGCTGTCACCTACACCGTGCGGAAGGGCGCGGACCTGCGTCCCGCACGGTCGTTTGCGGTCGACTATGCCGGTTGGGTTGGCCTATCGCAGGACGGCATCAAGGATCTGCAAATGATCGCCACCGAGTTGGCCACCAACAGCTTGCAGTACGCCGGAGGAGCGTGCCAGCTGGCTTTCTGGCGACAGAATGAGCATCTCGTTTGCGAGGCGCGCGATGGGGGACGACTCGATGACCCGCTGGTGGGACGCCACCACCCCGGCACCGGCGGCACCGCCAGTCGCGGTCTATTCCTCGTCAACGCCGTGGCGGATCTGGTGCGTACCCACACCTCTGCAAATGGGACGACTATCCAGGCATACCTTCGGCTTAACCCGTCACGGGGATCGACGGGATAACCGGCCGCGGCGCGACGCTGGCGCCACCGGTCAGAGTCGGGGTTTGACTCGCCTCGGGGTGACTGATGGCGGTCACCCCGAGGCGAGTGGATGCTGTGCCAGCGGAACGGGCCAAATTGGCTGCAGCCGGACCGACCGACGGCTTGAGAAGGGAGGTAAGCCGTGGGTGATCGGGCGATTCCGTTGGCGCAGCGTTGTTTCCAGACGGCGGCTTACGCTGGCGCCACGACCGCGGGGTCGCCCTGCGCTAGGGGGTGGCCACCGCTGGCGCAACCGGCCAATAGCATCGCCGCCATCGCGGCGAGCACCGCGCCGAGCATCCGTATGCTGTTCTTCCTAGCGCTCATTTTTCTGCCTCTCGTTTGCCGGATCGGAACCGCGCTGTACAACCGCGGCATTCGGATGCTAACGGCGACATGGGGGGACAGTGAACAGCTTCTTTTCGTCGACGAGCGGCTGTTTGAGCGTTGGTTGTGGGCGAGCAAAGGCGCGGTGGAGCATTTGCTCCGAATGGTGGGAGGGGCAAGATGGTGACGCAGAACCAAAGCGCCCAGGTCAAAGCTACGTTGCCGTAGGTTTGGGTAGCTGAGGAAAAATCCGCACCCCGATCCGAGGCAACACGCGATTCGTCGGCAGATTATTTATCGTTCCGCGAATTCCGTGAAATCACGCATTTTTGGCGCTGCACCGACTAGAATCCGCCCCCCTAGGGCGAGATGCGGACCTAGCGCCTACGACGGCAGTTCGGGCACGGGAGGCGCGGTTACCTGCTCGGAGCAGCTCGCCGCGAACACCGCAAACGCAGCGAATAACACCGCCGCTACCACCCGGGAGACCTTGCTTTTGGAGCTCATGGTTGGCGCCTTTCTTTGTTCATGCATCAGCGTGGTTGGTTTGCTATGAACACCGTCTGCGATGCTATCCCCGGTCTGCGCGCCCTGCGTGTCGTTTCGCCGCATTGCCCAACGAATTTGGTTCTCGTTCGCGAACTTTCACCGATCGTGGGCATACCTCATGTCAAGGATGTGGAATACGTCGAGCCGCCGGGGACCAACCGATTACTCGGCCACCCGATGCGCTTGCCGCGGTATCGGCGGCAGTCGCAGTGGTCCCCGGCGGATCCCCCGACGTAGTGAGGGAAACGCCGGTGTGCCAGCTAGCCGACAGCCGCCGCGGGCACCGGGTTGCCGGGCACCTCGACGTTGGGTGTCCGTTGTGCCGCGCAGCCCGCCGCCAGCAGTGCGAATACCGTGCCCAGAACCGCGACCACCGTCCCAACCCTCTGCCTGGTGTTCTTTGCGCTCATCGACCGCGCCTTTCGTTGCTAGACCGCACCCGTCGGCGATTCCACCGCCATCAGATGCTATCGCCGTGAGCCTGGGCGCCGAGCCGTTTTTCGCATCTTGAACTCCGGCCCGGAACGCACCGTCCGCTAATCCGCCGAGCAGACGCAAAATCGCCCTGGAGCCAATGCTCCAGGGCGATTTTGCGTCTGCTCGCGAGGAGAACGCGGCTACAGCCGGCGCAGGACGATAGGCATCCCGTCCATCGGCACCGGCATGCCGCCGTAATCCCAATGCGCGTGATATTCGGGCCGGGGCAGCTCAAGGCGATAGCGGCGGAGCAGCCGGTGCAGAATCGTCTTGATCTCCAACTGGCCAAACACCATCCCGATGCACTTGTGCGCACCGCCGCCGAACGGCGTGAACGCATAACGATGCCGCTTGTGCTCATTGCGCGGCTCGGTGAATCGCTCCGGGTCGAACTTCATTGGGTCCGTCCACAATTCCGGCAGGCGATGATTCATCCCGGGATAGGCGACGACGTTTGTGCCCTTCGGTAGGTAGTAGCCGAGCAGGTCCGTGTCGCGCACCGCCTGGCGCATCGCCCATTGCACGGGCGTCACCAGGCGGATCGACTCGTTCATCACCAGATCAAGCGATTCCAGCTTCTCCAGCGATTCGATGTCGAGCGGTCCGTCGCCGAGGCGATCCGATTCGTCGCGGCAACGGTCCTGCCATTCCGGGTGCGCGGCCAGGTGGTAGACCATTGTGGTTGCCGTGGACGTCGACGTGTCGTGCGCGGCCATCATCAGGAAGATCATGTGGTTGACGATGTCCTCGTCGGAGAACCGATTGCCGTCCTCGTCCTCGGTTTGACACAGCACCGTCAGCAGGTCGTTGCCCTCTTTGCCGCGGCGCTCCTTGACTCGTTCTTCGAAGTAGTTCTCCAGCAGCTCACGCGCCTTGATGCCACGCCACCAGGTGAACGGCGGCACGCTGGTGCGGATGATCGCGTTCCCGGCGCGGGTCGTCGTGGTGAAGGCCTTGTTCACCTTCGTCACCAGCTCGCGGTCGGTTCCCGGTTCGTGGCCCATAAACACCATCGAGGCGATGTCGAGCGTGAGCTCCTTCATCGCCGGATAGAGAAGGAAGCGTGGATCGTTGGTCACCCAGTCGTCGACAATGACGTGCGAGACCACTTGGTCCATGTGCTCGACGTAGCCGGCTAGTCGCGACCGGACGAACGCTTCCTGCAGGATCCGTCGGTGAAACATGTGCTCGTCAAAGTCGAGCAGCATCAGTCCGCGGCGAAAGAACGGCCCGATTACCGGGACCCAGCCCTGCTGCGAGTAGTCCTTGTTGCGGTTGGAGTAGATGGTCTGCGCGGCGTCCGGACCGAGCGCCGCGACGGCAGGCAGGATCGGGGAATCCGCGAATATGACCGGGCCCTTGGTTTGGTACATGAACATCAGGTAGTCAGGTCCGCCGCGCAAGATCTCAATGAGATGCCCAATAATCGGCAACCCCGCGTCACCGAGGATCGGTTTGAGGTCGCTGCCCGGCGGCGGGGCGGCCAGTGTCTTCGCCGGGAATTGAGTGTTCCGCAGCGTGCGTTCGACAAGACCCATGCCGGGAAAGTTGTTTATCGACGGGGTCAACCGACGTTTGGCTTGGTCAACAAGGTATGTTGGGGTGCTAATTGTCGCCATTGACGCTCCTTACCGGTTGCGACAGCCGCCGTTACCAATTATGAGCCGGACGGCATCGACGCATGTCAAGTTCCATTTTTGCGCGACATAGTGCAAGGTCAGGGTGTGATTACCGGTGCCGAGTACGGAGAGCGGGGCTTTCCGGCGTTCCGACGGCGTGGCGACAAGCATCGCCAAGCGATCATGCAGGCGGTGCGCGAACTCCTCCAGGAGATGCCGTTTGCGGAGTTGTCGGTCAGCATGATCAGCAACCGAGCCGGTGTGGCCCGGTCGGGTTTCTACTTCTATTTCGAGTCCAAATATTCGGTGCTTGCCCAAATCCTGGCCGAGGTCGCGAGCGACCTCGACGAGCGCACCCAGAACTTCGGCGCTCGGCAACCGGGCGAGTCGCCGGAGCAGTTCGCCAAGCGCATGGTCGCGAGTGCGGTGGCGGTATATGCGCACGCCAAGCCGGTGATGACGGCATGCAATACCGCCCGCCACAGCGATGCCGAGATAAGCGAGATCCTCGAGCAGCAGTTTGAGGGTGTGCTGCGCGCACTTGTCGGCATTGTCAAAGCCGAGGTGAAGGCCGGGACGGCGTACCCGATCAGCGAGGATCTCCCCACGCTGATCCGCACCCTGGCGGCCACTACCGCACAAATGCTTACCGGTGACCCGTTTTTTGTGGGCCGCACCGATGACCTGGATCGTCGCGTCAAGGTGCTTGAGCAGATGTGGCTCAACGCGCTGTGGGGTGGTAAAGGCTGTAGCGGCTAAATCGCTGCAGCCGTCGCCGCTGGGCTCATCGATCGATCTGTACCAGCACTTGGTCGCTCGCGGTAGGAGCCGTGGCGGGGCATGGCGGGCCACGCCGTTACCGCCGGTATCGTCACGGCCATGACGCAGACGGCATCCGGGCGGTATTTCGCGGGCAAGCGGTGTTTTGTCACCGGTGCAGCCAGCGGCATCGGGCGCGCCACCGCGTTGCGGCTTGCCGCACAGGGCGCCGAGTTGTATTTGACCGACCGCGACTTCGACGGTTTGGCGCAAACCGTGTCCGACGCCCGCGCGCTGGGCGCCCAAGTGCCCGCCCATCGGGTGCTCGACATCTCCGACTACGACGAGGTGGCGACGTTCGCGGCCGACATCCACGCCAGTCATGCCAGCATGGACGTCCTGTTGAACATCGCCGGAGTGTCGGCCTGGGGGACCGTTGACCAGCTCACCCACGATCAGTGGAGCAGGATGGTCGCGATCAACCTGATGGGTCCGATCCACGTGATCGAGACATTTGTCCCGCCGATGGTCGCGGCCGGTCGGGGCGGGCATCTGGTCAATGTGTCCTCGGCGGCCGGTCTGGTTGCGCTGCCCTGGCATGCGGCCTATAGCGCCAGCAAGTTCGGCCTGCGCGGGCTATCTGAAGTGCTGCGCTTCGACCTGGCCCGGCACCGCATCGGGGTCTCTGTCGTAGTGCCGGGTGCGGTGAGGACCCCACTGGTCAACACTGTCGAGATCGCCGGCGTCGACCGCGATGATCCCAGGGTGGGTCGGTGGGTCGACCGCTTCAGCGGTCATGCCGTGTCACCGGAGAAAGCCGCCGAGAAGATCTTGGCTGGCGTGGCCAAGAACAGATACCTGATCTACACGTCGGGCGATATCCGGGCGTTGTATGCGTTCAAGCGGGTGGCTTGGTGGCCCTACAGCTTGGTGATGCGGCGGGTGAATGTGTTCTTCACCCGTGCGCTGCGGCCCGCCCCCTTGCGGCCCCATTCCGGCTAGGAAGAACCCGGCGATCCTGCCGCCGGCGTTCTGCCGCACCCTGCCAGGACCCGCCCGCCAGTCCGGACGTCACCAACCCGTCGGCATCTCAAGTTCCAGGCGCACCCCGAGTAATCGGACCGGCCGATCTAGTTCGAACAAGTCCAGAATGCGCAGCGCGGCGGCGGTGATGACGTCAGCATCGGTGGTGGGCGCCTGCAGCTTGCGGATCTTGGTGCGGGTGTAAAACGTCGCGGTGCGCACGGTGACGGCGACCCGGGTGACTATTCGCGCCGACGCCACGACGTCGTTCAGCGCCCGCTGCGCGAGTTCCGTTATCGCCGCGTCCATGTCGGCGCGGTCAGTGAGATCGCGGGGAAAGGTAACGACGTGGCTTCGCGAGCGCGGGACCCACGGCTCGGTGCTGACTTCGGTGTCGCCGCCACCCTTGGCGAGCAGCAGCAGCCAGAGTCCGGTTCGCGGGCCGA is a genomic window containing:
- a CDS encoding sensor histidine kinase; amino-acid sequence: MASIPETKQRGFVHSALFYHSQREYLDFVVRFVANGFAVDEPVLVAVPGDLLALLRPELNAARAGSTAELRMVDIAEVARNPSRFLAIESAFTAKHFKQRVRIVSQLVWPGRTADECLACAQHEALSNGALASLNVMGLCLYDAERLEEDVLADARSTHPLFWKCGSAYRSTEYAPDDALARCNQPLPSNPGAVTYTVRKGADLRPARSFAVDYAGWVGLSQDGIKDLQMIATELATNSLQYAGGACQLAFWRQNEHLVCEARDGGRLDDPLVGRHHPGTGGTASRGLFLVNAVADLVRTHTSANGTTIQAYLRLNPSRGSTG
- a CDS encoding cytochrome P450, which gives rise to MATISTPTYLVDQAKRRLTPSINNFPGMGLVERTLRNTQFPAKTLAAPPPGSDLKPILGDAGLPIIGHLIEILRGGPDYLMFMYQTKGPVIFADSPILPAVAALGPDAAQTIYSNRNKDYSQQGWVPVIGPFFRRGLMLLDFDEHMFHRRILQEAFVRSRLAGYVEHMDQVVSHVIVDDWVTNDPRFLLYPAMKELTLDIASMVFMGHEPGTDRELVTKVNKAFTTTTRAGNAIIRTSVPPFTWWRGIKARELLENYFEERVKERRGKEGNDLLTVLCQTEDEDGNRFSDEDIVNHMIFLMMAAHDTSTSTATTMVYHLAAHPEWQDRCRDESDRLGDGPLDIESLEKLESLDLVMNESIRLVTPVQWAMRQAVRDTDLLGYYLPKGTNVVAYPGMNHRLPELWTDPMKFDPERFTEPRNEHKRHRYAFTPFGGGAHKCIGMVFGQLEIKTILHRLLRRYRLELPRPEYHAHWDYGGMPVPMDGMPIVLRRL
- a CDS encoding SDR family oxidoreductase, whose amino-acid sequence is MTQTASGRYFAGKRCFVTGAASGIGRATALRLAAQGAELYLTDRDFDGLAQTVSDARALGAQVPAHRVLDISDYDEVATFAADIHASHASMDVLLNIAGVSAWGTVDQLTHDQWSRMVAINLMGPIHVIETFVPPMVAAGRGGHLVNVSSAAGLVALPWHAAYSASKFGLRGLSEVLRFDLARHRIGVSVVVPGAVRTPLVNTVEIAGVDRDDPRVGRWVDRFSGHAVSPEKAAEKILAGVAKNRYLIYTSGDIRALYAFKRVAWWPYSLVMRRVNVFFTRALRPAPLRPHSG
- a CDS encoding TetR/AcrR family transcriptional regulator, giving the protein MVQGQGVITGAEYGERGFPAFRRRGDKHRQAIMQAVRELLQEMPFAELSVSMISNRAGVARSGFYFYFESKYSVLAQILAEVASDLDERTQNFGARQPGESPEQFAKRMVASAVAVYAHAKPVMTACNTARHSDAEISEILEQQFEGVLRALVGIVKAEVKAGTAYPISEDLPTLIRTLAATTAQMLTGDPFFVGRTDDLDRRVKVLEQMWLNALWGGKGCSG